One Streptomyces sp. NBC_01217 genomic region harbors:
- the sucB gene encoding 2-oxoglutarate dehydrogenase, E2 component, dihydrolipoamide succinyltransferase: protein MSVSVTLPALGESVTEGTVTRWLKAEGERVEADEPLLEVSTDKVDTEIPAPAAGILAAIKVAEDETVEVGAELAIIDDGTGAPAAAAAPAAEPVAAPAPVAAAPAVAAPAPVAAAPAAAAPAGGAAGIDVTLPALGESVTEGTVTRWLKEVGEEVTEDEPLLEVSTDKVDTEIPAPVSGVLLEIVVAEDETAEVGAKLAVIGAAGAAPAAAPAPAAPAPVAAPAPVAAAPAPAPVAPAAPAPAPAPAPVAPAAPVAAPAPVAPAAPVAPAAPVAPAAPVAPAAPAPVAAPAPVTPAATSGDDGAYVTPLVRKLAAENGVDLAAVKGTGVGGRIRKQDVVAAAEAAKAAAAVPAPVAAAPAASKAPKLEVSPLRGQTVKMTRMRKVIGDNMMKALHSQAQLTSVVEVDITKLMKLRNQAKAAFAAREGVKLSPMPFFVKAAAQALKAHPVINARINEDEGTITYFDSENIGIAVDAEKGLMTPVIKGAGDLNIAGISKKTAELAGKARGGGLTPDDMSGATFTISNTGSRGALFDTVIVPPNQAAILGIGATVKRPAVIETEEGTVIGVRDMTYLALSYDHRLVDGADAARYLTAVKAILEAGEFEVELGL, encoded by the coding sequence ATGTCGGTTTCCGTAACCCTTCCGGCGCTCGGCGAGAGCGTCACCGAGGGAACTGTCACCCGCTGGCTGAAGGCCGAGGGCGAGCGCGTCGAAGCCGACGAGCCGTTGCTCGAGGTTTCGACCGACAAGGTCGACACCGAGATCCCGGCCCCCGCGGCCGGCATCCTCGCCGCCATCAAGGTCGCCGAGGACGAGACCGTCGAGGTCGGCGCCGAGCTGGCCATCATCGACGACGGCACGGGTGCACCCGCCGCCGCGGCGGCCCCGGCCGCCGAGCCCGTGGCCGCTCCGGCTCCGGTCGCCGCTGCCCCCGCGGTTGCCGCTCCGGCCCCCGTGGCCGCGGCTCCGGCCGCAGCCGCACCGGCCGGTGGCGCCGCCGGTATCGACGTCACCCTCCCGGCGCTCGGCGAGAGCGTCACCGAGGGCACCGTCACCCGCTGGCTGAAGGAGGTCGGCGAGGAGGTCACGGAGGACGAGCCCCTCCTGGAGGTCTCCACGGACAAGGTCGACACCGAGATCCCGGCCCCGGTCTCCGGTGTGCTGCTGGAGATCGTCGTCGCCGAGGACGAGACCGCCGAGGTCGGCGCCAAGCTCGCCGTCATCGGTGCCGCCGGTGCCGCTCCGGCGGCTGCCCCGGCCCCGGCCGCTCCGGCGCCCGTCGCCGCACCGGCCCCGGTCGCCGCTGCCCCCGCTCCGGCCCCGGTGGCTCCGGCCGCCCCCGCCCCCGCACCGGCTCCGGCCCCGGTGGCGCCCGCCGCCCCGGTCGCCGCTCCGGCTCCGGTGGCCCCGGCCGCTCCGGTGGCCCCGGCCGCTCCGGTGGCCCCGGCCGCTCCGGTGGCGCCCGCCGCTCCGGCGCCCGTCGCCGCCCCGGCTCCGGTCACCCCGGCCGCGACCTCCGGTGACGACGGCGCGTACGTCACGCCGCTGGTCCGCAAGCTCGCCGCCGAGAACGGTGTCGACCTCGCTGCGGTCAAGGGCACCGGCGTCGGTGGCCGTATCCGCAAGCAGGACGTCGTCGCCGCCGCGGAGGCCGCCAAGGCCGCCGCCGCTGTTCCGGCCCCTGTCGCGGCTGCTCCGGCGGCCTCGAAGGCGCCGAAGCTGGAGGTCTCCCCGCTGCGCGGTCAGACGGTCAAGATGACCCGCATGCGCAAGGTCATCGGCGACAACATGATGAAGGCGCTGCACTCGCAGGCCCAGCTGACCTCGGTCGTCGAGGTCGACATCACCAAGCTGATGAAGCTGCGCAACCAGGCGAAGGCCGCGTTCGCCGCCCGTGAGGGCGTCAAGCTGTCCCCGATGCCGTTCTTCGTGAAGGCGGCGGCCCAGGCGCTGAAGGCCCACCCGGTCATCAACGCCCGGATCAACGAGGACGAGGGCACCATCACGTACTTCGACTCGGAGAACATCGGCATCGCCGTGGACGCCGAGAAGGGTCTGATGACCCCGGTCATCAAGGGTGCGGGCGACCTGAACATCGCCGGTATCTCGAAGAAGACCGCCGAGCTGGCCGGCAAGGCCCGCGGTGGCGGCCTGACCCCGGACGACATGTCCGGTGCCACCTTCACCATCAGTAACACCGGCTCGCGCGGTGCGCTGTTCGACACCGTCATCGTGCCCCCGAACCAGGCGGCCATCCTGGGCATCGGTGCCACGGTGAAGCGTCCGGCGGTCATCGAGACCGAGGAGGGCACCGTCATCGGTGTCCGCGACATGACGTACCTCGCACTCTCCTACGACCACCGTCTGGTGGACGGCGCGGACGCCGCCCGTTACCTGACCGCGGTCAAGGCGATCCTGGAGGCCGGTGAGTTCGAGGTCGAGCTCGGCCTCTGA
- a CDS encoding GntR family transcriptional regulator, which translates to MTPPVVHSLREQIREHIVDGIVSGRWKPGERIVERRIATELEVSQTPVREALRELETLRLIESAPNKGVRVRNLTAADLEESYPVRAGLEQIAAELAAPALGEDCSCLSPHVTALYEADRLADGEAQVRHTVGFHREMVRAAGNAVLLHTWEGLGIEVFTALSIRWLGTVQKSYAEEHEALIEAFLRKDPDIGVLVKAHVLGCAPRA; encoded by the coding sequence ATGACCCCGCCCGTCGTCCACTCGCTGCGCGAACAGATCCGCGAGCACATCGTGGACGGGATCGTCAGCGGGCGCTGGAAGCCGGGTGAGCGGATCGTGGAGCGCCGGATCGCCACCGAGCTGGAGGTCAGCCAGACGCCGGTGCGCGAGGCGCTGCGGGAGCTGGAGACGCTCCGGCTGATCGAGTCGGCGCCCAACAAGGGCGTACGGGTCCGCAATCTCACCGCGGCCGACCTGGAGGAGAGCTATCCCGTACGGGCCGGTCTGGAGCAGATCGCGGCGGAACTGGCGGCTCCGGCACTCGGCGAGGACTGCTCGTGCCTCTCGCCGCATGTGACGGCTCTCTACGAGGCGGACCGGCTGGCCGACGGCGAGGCGCAGGTACGGCACACCGTGGGGTTCCACCGCGAGATGGTGCGCGCCGCGGGGAACGCCGTGCTGCTGCACACCTGGGAGGGGCTGGGCATCGAGGTGTTCACCGCCCTGTCGATCCGCTGGCTGGGCACGGTCCAGAAGTCGTACGCGGAGGAGCACGAGGCGCTCATCGAGGCGTTCCTGCGAAAGGACCCGGACATCGGCGTGCTGGTCAAGGCACATGTGCTCGGCTGCGCACCGCGCGCCTGA
- the aceE gene encoding pyruvate dehydrogenase (acetyl-transferring), homodimeric type codes for MTDPVGKLPSELDQLPDRDPEETAEWAASLDAVTKAAGPHRAAYLMRRSLQHAEGAGLALPKLLETDYVNSIPTAAEPAFDGDLEMESRITAWNRWNAAAMVTRGSRLGVGGHIATFASAAWLYETGFNHFFRGKEGDGSGDQLYIQGHASPGIYARAFLDGRLSEQQLDNFRQEAGGDGLPSYPHPRRLPWLWEFPTVSMGLGPLSAIYQARFNRYLANRNIKDTSNSHVWAFLGDGEMDEPESTAALALAARERLDNLTFVINCNLQRLDGPVRANFRVVQELEGAFRGAGWNVIKTLWGNAWDELFQLDTTGALVRRLREVPDAQFQTYATRDVAYIREHFFGAEPALAELAKLLTDAKIAECFYTSRGGHEARKVYAAYRAAVEHKGAPTVILAQTVKGYTLGKGFESKNANHQMKKLSIDEFKGMRELLGLPIPDSAFESGLVPYGHPGADSPEVRYLQERRAALGGPAPARRVHAVALPEPEERAFKALYKGSGKQEMATTMAFVRLAKDLMRDKETGRRWVPIVPDEARTFGMESLFPSAGIYSPLGQTYEPVDRDQLMYYKEAKDGQILNEGITEAGAMADFIAAATSYATHGETMIPFYIFYSMFGWQRTGDQMWQLADQLGKGFIVGATAGRTTLTGEGLQHADGHSHLIAATNPASLNYDPAFAYEIAVIVKDGLRRMYGPEAENVFYYLTVYNEPKPQPAMPEGVEEGIVKGLYRFKEGTPATADAPRVQLLASGTAIHWALQAQELLAADWGVTADVWSATSWGELRREALECDEALLRGEQRVPYVTQALEGAPGPVLAVSDWMRQVPDQISQWVEQDWSSLGTDGFGLSDTRDAARRHFGVDAQSVTVAALAQLARRGEVTASAVKEARERYGL; via the coding sequence ATGACCGACCCCGTAGGAAAGCTTCCGAGCGAGCTCGATCAGCTCCCGGACCGTGACCCCGAGGAGACCGCCGAATGGGCGGCCTCCCTGGATGCCGTCACCAAGGCCGCCGGCCCGCACCGCGCCGCGTACCTGATGCGCCGCTCGCTCCAGCACGCCGAGGGCGCCGGTCTCGCGCTGCCCAAGCTGCTGGAGACCGATTACGTCAACTCCATCCCAACCGCCGCCGAGCCCGCGTTCGACGGCGACCTGGAGATGGAGTCCCGGATCACCGCCTGGAACCGCTGGAACGCGGCCGCGATGGTCACCCGTGGCTCCCGGCTCGGGGTCGGCGGCCACATCGCCACCTTCGCCTCGGCGGCCTGGCTGTACGAGACCGGCTTCAACCACTTCTTCCGCGGCAAGGAGGGGGACGGCTCCGGCGACCAGCTCTACATACAGGGCCATGCCTCTCCCGGCATCTACGCCCGCGCCTTCCTCGACGGACGGCTCAGCGAGCAGCAGCTCGACAACTTCCGCCAGGAGGCGGGCGGCGACGGCCTGCCGTCCTACCCGCACCCGCGGCGGCTGCCCTGGCTGTGGGAGTTCCCCACCGTGTCGATGGGCCTCGGCCCGCTCTCGGCGATCTACCAGGCGCGCTTCAACCGCTATCTGGCCAACCGCAACATCAAGGACACGTCGAACTCGCACGTCTGGGCCTTCCTGGGCGACGGCGAGATGGACGAGCCCGAGTCGACCGCCGCCCTCGCCCTCGCGGCCCGTGAGCGGCTCGACAACCTGACCTTCGTCATCAACTGCAACCTGCAGCGCCTCGACGGCCCGGTCCGCGCCAACTTCCGCGTGGTCCAGGAGCTGGAGGGCGCGTTCCGCGGCGCCGGCTGGAACGTCATCAAGACGCTCTGGGGCAACGCCTGGGACGAGCTGTTCCAGCTGGACACCACGGGCGCGCTGGTCCGCCGGCTCCGGGAGGTCCCGGACGCGCAGTTCCAGACGTACGCCACCCGCGACGTCGCGTACATCCGTGAGCACTTCTTCGGCGCCGAGCCCGCGCTCGCCGAGCTGGCGAAGCTGCTCACCGACGCGAAGATCGCCGAGTGCTTCTACACCTCCCGCGGCGGCCACGAGGCCCGCAAGGTGTACGCGGCGTACAGGGCGGCCGTCGAGCACAAGGGCGCTCCGACCGTCATCCTCGCGCAGACGGTGAAGGGCTACACGCTCGGCAAGGGCTTCGAGTCCAAGAACGCCAACCACCAGATGAAGAAGCTGTCGATCGACGAGTTCAAGGGCATGCGCGAGCTGCTCGGCCTCCCGATCCCGGACAGCGCCTTCGAGAGCGGCCTGGTGCCCTACGGCCACCCGGGCGCAGACTCCCCCGAGGTCCGCTACCTCCAGGAGCGCCGTGCCGCTCTCGGCGGCCCCGCCCCGGCCCGCCGGGTGCACGCGGTGGCGCTGCCCGAGCCCGAGGAGCGCGCGTTCAAGGCCCTGTACAAGGGGTCCGGCAAACAGGAGATGGCCACCACCATGGCGTTCGTGCGCCTGGCCAAGGACCTGATGCGGGACAAGGAGACCGGCAGGCGCTGGGTGCCGATCGTCCCGGACGAGGCGCGCACCTTCGGCATGGAGTCGCTCTTCCCGTCGGCCGGGATCTACTCGCCGCTGGGCCAGACGTACGAGCCGGTCGACCGCGACCAGCTGATGTACTACAAGGAGGCCAAGGACGGCCAGATCCTCAACGAGGGGATCACCGAGGCCGGTGCCATGGCCGACTTCATCGCCGCCGCCACGTCGTACGCGACGCACGGCGAGACGATGATCCCCTTCTACATCTTCTACTCGATGTTCGGCTGGCAGCGGACCGGCGACCAGATGTGGCAGCTCGCCGACCAGCTCGGCAAGGGCTTCATCGTCGGCGCCACGGCGGGCCGTACGACGCTGACGGGTGAGGGCCTCCAGCACGCGGACGGCCACTCGCACCTGATCGCGGCCACGAACCCGGCTTCGCTCAACTACGACCCGGCGTTCGCGTACGAGATCGCGGTGATCGTCAAGGACGGTCTGCGGAGGATGTACGGCCCCGAGGCCGAGAACGTCTTCTACTACCTGACGGTCTACAACGAGCCGAAGCCGCAGCCCGCGATGCCGGAGGGCGTCGAGGAGGGCATCGTCAAGGGCCTCTACCGCTTCAAGGAGGGCACGCCCGCGACGGCGGACGCACCGCGCGTCCAGCTGCTGGCCTCCGGTACGGCGATCCACTGGGCCCTTCAGGCGCAGGAGCTGCTGGCCGCGGACTGGGGCGTCACGGCCGACGTCTGGTCCGCCACGTCCTGGGGCGAGCTGCGCCGCGAGGCGCTGGAGTGCGACGAGGCGCTGCTCCGCGGTGAGCAGCGGGTGCCGTACGTGACCCAGGCGCTGGAGGGTGCTCCGGGTCCGGTCCTCGCGGTCAGCGACTGGATGCGGCAGGTCCCGGACCAGATCAGCCAGTGGGTGGAGCAGGACTGGTCCTCGCTCGGCACGGACGGCTTCGGCCTCTCCGACACCCGAGACGCCGCCCGCCGCCACTTCGGCGTCGACGCGCAGTCGGTCACGGTCGCGGCCCTGGCCCAGCTGGCCCGCCGCGGCGAGGTGACCGCGTCCGCGGTCAAGGAGGCCCGGGAGCGTTACGGGCTCTGA
- a CDS encoding helix-turn-helix transcriptional regulator: protein MRAARLIKMVLLLQSRPVMTAAELAQELKVSERTVTRDAQALSEAGVPVYADRGRAGGYRLVGGYRTRLTGLARNEAEALFLSGLPSALREMGLEDAASAARLKVSAALLPSLRDASDSAAQRFHLDAPGWYQEPVTPELLPAVAEAVWDDRIVHARYRRSGRDGEVERELAPYGLVLKAGVWYLCARAADDFRVYRIDRFSAVAVSDERFERDERFDLPGFWDERAAQFARSLLRTEVTVRVSEEGVRRLPYAMDRSAVHEALDVAGPADTQGRLTVTLPVESLDVAYGQLLTLGPELEVLEPAALRARFGAAAERLRDLYR, encoded by the coding sequence ATGCGTGCTGCCCGTCTCATCAAAATGGTGCTGCTCCTGCAGTCCCGCCCCGTCATGACCGCCGCCGAGCTCGCCCAGGAGCTGAAGGTGTCCGAGCGGACCGTCACCCGGGACGCGCAGGCACTCTCCGAGGCGGGCGTCCCGGTGTACGCGGACCGGGGCCGGGCCGGGGGCTACCGGCTGGTCGGCGGGTACCGCACACGCCTCACCGGGCTCGCCCGCAACGAGGCCGAGGCGCTCTTCCTCTCCGGGCTGCCGTCCGCGCTGCGCGAGATGGGCCTGGAGGACGCCGCGTCCGCCGCCCGGCTCAAGGTGTCGGCGGCCCTGCTCCCCTCCCTGCGGGACGCCTCCGACAGCGCCGCGCAGCGCTTCCACCTGGACGCCCCCGGCTGGTACCAGGAGCCGGTCACCCCCGAACTGCTGCCCGCCGTCGCGGAGGCGGTCTGGGACGACCGGATCGTCCACGCCCGCTACCGCCGCAGCGGCCGGGACGGGGAGGTGGAGCGGGAGCTGGCCCCGTACGGACTCGTCCTGAAGGCCGGGGTCTGGTACCTCTGCGCCCGCGCGGCGGACGACTTCCGGGTGTACCGGATCGACCGGTTCTCGGCCGTCGCGGTGTCGGACGAGCGGTTCGAACGCGACGAGCGGTTCGATCTTCCGGGCTTCTGGGACGAGCGCGCCGCCCAGTTCGCCCGCTCGCTCCTGCGGACCGAGGTGACGGTACGGGTGTCGGAGGAGGGTGTACGCCGACTGCCGTACGCCATGGACCGTTCGGCGGTCCACGAGGCTCTGGACGTGGCGGGACCGGCCGATACGCAGGGGCGGCTGACGGTCACTCTGCCGGTCGAGTCCCTCGACGTCGCGTACGGCCAACTCCTGACCCTGGGACCTGAGTTGGAGGTCCTCGAACCGGCCGCCCTGCGGGCCCGTTTCGGCGCGGCAGCCGAACGCCTGCGCGACCTCTATCGCTGA
- a CDS encoding DUF4240 domain-containing protein encodes MDETEFWEIIDSTREAAEGDPEDQADLLVERLVQLDPEAVLDFARHFEARYNRAYRWELWGAAAVLLGGASDDAFDFFRCWLIGQGREVFEGALHDPDSLADLLDDFDEEIDGDAEDLGYAADEAYEQLTGVVAPDLGLPPQAAEPEGTPLGFEDDTVLAERFPALWERFGAR; translated from the coding sequence ATGGACGAGACGGAGTTCTGGGAGATCATCGACAGCACCCGCGAGGCCGCCGAGGGCGACCCCGAGGACCAGGCCGACCTGCTCGTCGAACGGCTGGTGCAGCTCGATCCCGAAGCCGTGCTGGATTTCGCCAGGCACTTCGAGGCCCGCTACAACCGCGCCTACCGCTGGGAGCTGTGGGGCGCCGCCGCCGTGCTGCTCGGCGGCGCGAGCGATGACGCCTTCGACTTCTTCCGCTGCTGGCTGATCGGGCAGGGCCGGGAGGTCTTCGAGGGCGCTCTGCACGACCCGGACAGCCTCGCCGATCTCCTCGACGACTTCGACGAGGAGATCGACGGGGACGCCGAGGATCTCGGCTACGCCGCCGACGAGGCGTACGAACAGCTCACCGGCGTGGTCGCCCCCGACCTCGGTCTGCCGCCCCAGGCGGCCGAGCCGGAGGGCACCCCCCTCGGCTTCGAGGACGACACGGTCCTGGCGGAGCGCTTCCCCGCGCTCTGGGAGCGGTTCGGGGCCCGCTGA
- a CDS encoding GNAT family N-acetyltransferase: MPENHTHRLHVVRPVRTVHAVRPAVLSDEAALGELDRSTWSTLHAVTPRPQPPYAPVFDDLHRPEDFLVAEAENAAGEVRLAGYARLVLPTSLACNAHVRQIQGLAVADWARGRGIARALLRAAFAAARSDGANRMTLRVLGHNAPARALYESEGFVVEGLLPGEFFLDGRYVDDVMMGRSLAP; this comes from the coding sequence ATGCCCGAGAACCACACGCACCGGCTCCACGTCGTCCGTCCCGTCCGCACAGTCCACGCCGTCCGCCCGGCGGTTCTCTCCGACGAAGCCGCTCTCGGTGAACTCGACCGCTCCACCTGGTCGACGCTGCACGCCGTGACGCCGAGACCGCAGCCTCCGTACGCACCGGTCTTCGACGACCTCCACCGGCCGGAGGACTTCCTCGTGGCCGAGGCGGAGAACGCGGCGGGCGAGGTGCGCCTCGCCGGGTACGCCAGGCTGGTCCTGCCCACCTCGCTGGCCTGCAACGCGCACGTCCGGCAGATACAGGGCCTCGCCGTGGCCGACTGGGCGCGCGGCCGCGGGATAGCCCGGGCCCTGCTGCGGGCCGCGTTCGCGGCGGCGCGGAGTGACGGGGCGAACCGGATGACCCTGCGGGTGCTCGGGCACAACGCACCCGCGCGGGCCCTCTATGAGTCGGAGGGATTCGTCGTCGAGGGGCTGCTGCCCGGTGAGTTCTTTTTGGACGGGCGTTACGTGGACGACGTCATGATGGGCCGTTCGCTCGCCCCGTGA
- a CDS encoding TIGR01777 family oxidoreductase, translating into MLHSRIAVTGASGLIGAALVRSLRADGHEVVRLVRHPARAGDEVEWDPGRRYVDVSGLVGCDAVVHLAGAGVGDHRWTPAYKKEIRDSRVLGTAAVAEAVASLDVPPKVLLSGSAIGYYGDTGDRAVDESAPAGEGFLPSVCVEWEAATAAAEEAGVRTVHARTGLVVGRAGGAWGRLFPLFRAGLGGRLGNGLQYWSFIALHDEVAALRHILDTESLSGPVNLTGPDPVTNREVTAAMGRVLRRPTLLTAPAPALRIALGDFAQDVLGSQRVLPGRLLDSGFAFAFPGIDAAIRAALR; encoded by the coding sequence ATGCTGCACTCCCGTATCGCTGTCACCGGAGCATCCGGACTCATCGGAGCGGCGCTCGTGCGCTCGCTGCGGGCCGACGGGCACGAGGTCGTACGTCTGGTGCGGCACCCGGCGCGGGCCGGTGACGAGGTGGAGTGGGATCCCGGGCGCCGGTACGTCGACGTGTCGGGCCTGGTGGGCTGCGACGCCGTCGTCCATCTCGCCGGGGCGGGCGTCGGCGACCACCGCTGGACTCCGGCGTACAAGAAGGAGATCCGGGACAGCCGGGTGCTCGGGACGGCGGCCGTCGCCGAGGCCGTCGCCTCGCTGGACGTACCGCCGAAAGTCCTGCTGTCCGGGTCGGCCATCGGCTACTACGGCGACACCGGGGACCGCGCGGTCGACGAGAGCGCCCCGGCCGGCGAAGGCTTCCTGCCGTCCGTATGTGTGGAATGGGAGGCGGCCACGGCCGCCGCCGAGGAGGCCGGCGTACGGACGGTGCACGCGCGCACCGGTCTGGTCGTCGGCCGTGCGGGCGGGGCCTGGGGCCGGCTGTTCCCGCTGTTCCGGGCGGGGCTCGGCGGCCGGCTGGGCAACGGCCTCCAGTACTGGAGCTTCATCGCGCTGCACGACGAGGTCGCGGCCCTGCGGCACATCCTGGACACCGAGTCGCTGTCCGGCCCGGTGAATCTGACCGGCCCCGACCCCGTCACCAACCGCGAGGTGACGGCCGCGATGGGGAGGGTACTGCGCCGGCCCACGCTCCTGACCGCTCCGGCACCGGCCCTGCGGATCGCTCTCGGGGACTTCGCGCAGGACGTGCTGGGCAGCCAGCGGGTGCTGCCGGGCCGACTGCTGGACTCCGGCTTCGCGTTCGCCTTCCCGGGAATCGACGCGGCGATCCGCGCGGCACTGCGCTGA
- a CDS encoding NAD(P)/FAD-dependent oxidoreductase, with product MLSSARHADVVIIGAGIAGLSAAHQLTSAGVSVSVLEAGPRVGGRMATADLDGFRLDHIGPLLSTSYPELRRMPALEGLVLRNFAPGVLVHSEGRQFRTGDVRGARGAFKVVRALASAPRPPMGGPIDQARLGAALSRLAATPAARILARPEQTALAALSRRGLNSRTVNGFLRPLLSALLSDPELTTSSRCADLALRGYAQGRLCVPEGGAGRLPELLAAALPPGTVRTGVHVTAADITSVRTKEHGELGCRSLLLATGAGAAAELLPGLRVPPFHPVTVLHHTAPAPPPTGTSLLLDADRSGPVAHTAVMSAVDPSRAPRGRTLISSTVLGTPPPDLDRTVRAHLAALYGTPTDDWELLAAHHDPEAVPAMPPPHDLRRPVRLLAGLYVCGDHRDTSTAQGALFSGRRAADAILTDLGVRPGRGSGSALSEAA from the coding sequence GTGCTCAGCTCGGCTCGTCACGCGGACGTCGTCATCATCGGGGCCGGAATCGCCGGCCTGTCAGCCGCCCACCAACTGACCAGCGCAGGGGTAAGTGTCAGCGTCCTGGAGGCCGGACCCCGGGTCGGCGGCCGGATGGCCACCGCCGATCTGGACGGCTTCCGGCTCGACCACATCGGCCCGCTGCTCAGCACCTCGTACCCGGAACTCCGCCGGATGCCCGCACTCGAAGGGCTCGTGCTGCGCAACTTCGCCCCGGGGGTGCTCGTGCACAGCGAGGGCCGTCAGTTCCGGACGGGCGATGTACGGGGCGCGCGGGGCGCATTCAAGGTAGTGCGCGCCCTGGCAAGCGCCCCCCGTCCACCGATGGGCGGGCCGATCGACCAGGCCCGGCTGGGCGCCGCCCTGTCCCGGCTCGCCGCCACCCCGGCCGCCCGCATCCTGGCCCGGCCCGAGCAGACGGCACTCGCCGCCCTGTCCCGGCGCGGCCTGAACTCCCGCACGGTCAACGGCTTCCTGCGCCCGCTGCTCTCCGCGCTCCTCAGCGACCCGGAGCTCACCACGTCCAGCCGGTGCGCCGATCTCGCCCTGCGCGGCTATGCGCAGGGCAGGCTGTGCGTGCCCGAGGGCGGTGCGGGGAGGCTGCCCGAACTTCTCGCGGCCGCACTGCCGCCCGGCACCGTACGGACGGGCGTGCATGTCACCGCCGCCGACATCACCTCGGTCCGCACCAAGGAACACGGAGAACTGGGCTGCCGCTCCCTGCTGTTGGCGACCGGCGCGGGCGCGGCCGCCGAGCTGCTGCCCGGTCTGCGGGTGCCGCCCTTCCACCCCGTGACGGTCCTTCACCACACCGCCCCCGCTCCCCCGCCGACCGGCACCTCGCTGCTGCTGGACGCCGACCGTTCGGGCCCGGTCGCACACACAGCGGTGATGAGCGCCGTCGACCCCTCGCGCGCCCCGCGCGGCCGGACCCTGATCAGCTCGACCGTGCTCGGCACCCCGCCGCCCGACCTGGACCGCACGGTCCGCGCCCATCTCGCCGCCCTGTACGGCACGCCCACCGACGACTGGGAGCTGCTGGCCGCCCATCACGACCCCGAGGCCGTCCCCGCGATGCCGCCCCCGCACGATCTGCGCCGCCCGGTCAGGCTGCTCGCCGGGCTGTACGTGTGCGGCGACCACCGCGACACGAGCACGGCCCAGGGCGCCCTGTTCTCGGGCCGCCGCGCGGCCGATGCGATCCTCACCGACCTGGGTGTACGGCCGGGGCGCGGGAGCGGATCGGCCCTGTCCGAAGCGGCGTAG